One Mycolicibacterium goodii genomic region harbors:
- a CDS encoding ABC transporter ATP-binding protein, with amino-acid sequence MTPRSGRSDAAISSRSSDVPVLLRGVTKRYGSTTAVSDLDLEVRQAEVLALLGPNGAGKTTTVEMCEGFVRADSGTIRILGLDPSADNARLRERIGVMLQGGGGYPAARAGEMLNLVASYAADPLDPAWLMDTLGLTDSARTTYRRLSGGQQQRLALACAVVGRPELVFLDEPTAGMDAHARIVVWELIDALRRDGVTVVLTTHQLTEAEELADRIVIIDHGVAVATGTPAELMRSGAENQLRFSAPRKLDLSLLVAALPEGYRAVEAAPGEYLVEGHIDPQVLATVTAWCARVNVLATDMRVEQRSLEDVFLDLTGRELRS; translated from the coding sequence GTGACACCGCGTTCCGGGCGTTCCGACGCCGCCATCTCTTCACGTTCGTCGGACGTTCCTGTACTGCTGCGCGGGGTCACCAAGCGGTACGGGTCGACCACCGCGGTGTCCGATCTCGACCTCGAGGTTCGGCAGGCCGAGGTACTCGCGCTGCTCGGCCCCAACGGCGCGGGCAAGACCACGACCGTCGAGATGTGCGAGGGGTTCGTGCGGGCCGACTCCGGCACGATCAGGATCCTCGGACTCGACCCGAGCGCCGACAACGCGCGGCTGCGCGAACGTATCGGCGTGATGCTGCAGGGTGGCGGCGGATATCCGGCCGCGCGCGCGGGCGAGATGCTCAACCTGGTCGCGTCGTATGCCGCCGATCCGCTCGACCCGGCATGGCTCATGGACACGCTCGGCCTCACCGATTCGGCCCGCACCACCTACCGGCGCCTCTCCGGTGGCCAGCAGCAGCGTCTCGCGCTCGCGTGCGCCGTGGTGGGCCGCCCCGAACTCGTGTTCCTCGACGAGCCAACGGCAGGCATGGACGCGCACGCCCGGATTGTCGTGTGGGAGTTGATCGACGCGCTCCGCCGCGACGGCGTCACCGTGGTGCTCACCACGCACCAGCTCACCGAGGCCGAGGAACTCGCCGACCGGATCGTGATCATCGACCACGGCGTCGCGGTGGCCACCGGCACACCGGCCGAACTCATGCGCAGCGGCGCCGAGAACCAACTGCGGTTCAGCGCACCCCGGAAGCTCGACCTGTCGCTGTTGGTCGCCGCGCTGCCCGAGGGCTATCGCGCCGTGGAGGCCGCACCGGGTGAATATCTGGTGGAGGGACACATCGATCCGCAGGTGCTGGCGACGGTGACCGCGTGGTGCGCTCGCGTCAACGTGCTCGCCACCGACATGCGCGTCGAACAGCGCAGCCTCGAAGACGTGTTCCTCGACCTCACCGGACGGGAGTTGCGATCGTGA
- a CDS encoding ABC transporter permease, which translates to MTSPSANRFAAGTFSPDPRPATVSKMLGAQFGLELRLLLRNGEQLLLTLFIPITLLIGLTLLPLGSFGDDRAGAFTPAIMALAVISTAFTGQAIAVAFDRRYGALKRLGATALPVWGIIAGKSLAVVAVVFLQAVLLGAIGVALGWRPPAAGLALGAVIIALGTAGFAAMGLLLGGTLRSEIVLALANLLWFVFAGFGALTLETEAVPPALAWVARLTPSGALTEALSQAMTLSVDWFGLAVLAAWGVVSAVCALRWFRFT; encoded by the coding sequence GTGACGAGCCCATCGGCCAACCGCTTCGCGGCGGGAACCTTCTCCCCCGATCCGCGGCCGGCGACGGTGTCCAAGATGCTCGGCGCGCAGTTCGGCCTCGAGTTGCGTCTGCTGCTGCGCAACGGCGAGCAACTGCTGCTGACGTTGTTCATCCCGATCACGCTGCTGATCGGCCTCACGCTGTTGCCGCTGGGTTCGTTCGGCGACGACCGTGCGGGCGCGTTCACGCCGGCCATCATGGCGCTCGCGGTGATCTCGACCGCGTTCACCGGTCAGGCCATCGCGGTGGCGTTCGACCGTCGCTACGGTGCGTTGAAACGCCTTGGCGCCACGGCACTTCCGGTGTGGGGCATCATCGCGGGCAAATCGCTGGCCGTCGTGGCCGTGGTGTTCCTGCAGGCGGTCCTGCTCGGAGCCATCGGCGTCGCACTGGGCTGGCGGCCACCGGCGGCGGGTCTGGCGCTCGGCGCGGTGATCATCGCGCTCGGCACCGCGGGCTTCGCCGCGATGGGCCTGCTGCTGGGGGGCACGCTGCGCTCGGAGATCGTGCTCGCGCTCGCCAACCTGCTGTGGTTCGTCTTCGCCGGGTTCGGTGCGCTGACCCTGGAGACCGAGGCGGTTCCGCCGGCGCTGGCCTGGGTGGCGCGCCTGACGCCGTCGGGTGCGTTGACCGAGGCGCTCAGCCAGGCGATGACGCTCTCGGTGGACTGGTTCGGCCTCGCGGTGCTCGCGGCCTGGGGCGTGGTGTCCGCGGTGTGCGCGCTGCGGTGGTTCCGCTTCACATGA
- a CDS encoding COX15/CtaA family protein, translating to MSVGRILLRLVDLLPLPSLRVQRLIAFLVILTQGGIAVTGAIVRVTASGLGCPTWPQCFPGSFTPVPHAEVAVVHQVVEFGNRMITFLVVLTAAAAVLAVTRARRRREVLVYAWLMPASTVVQAVIGGITVLTGLLWWTVAIHLLASMTMVWLAVLLYVKVGEPDDGVTRPRVPKPLRQLTILSGVALAAVLVTGTLVTGAGPHAGDKSIDAPVPRLQVEITTLVHMHSSLLIAYLSLVIALGFGLAAARAARPVMVRLGVLVALVCAQGLIGVVQFYTGVPEALVAVHVAGAALCTAATAALWASMRERAAVAVD from the coding sequence GTGTCCGTCGGACGAATTCTCCTGCGGCTGGTGGATCTGTTGCCCCTGCCCAGCCTCCGGGTTCAGCGCCTCATCGCGTTCCTGGTGATCCTCACCCAGGGCGGTATCGCGGTCACGGGCGCGATCGTCCGCGTCACCGCGTCGGGCCTCGGTTGCCCGACCTGGCCCCAATGTTTCCCGGGGAGCTTCACCCCGGTGCCCCACGCCGAAGTGGCCGTCGTGCACCAGGTCGTCGAGTTCGGCAACCGCATGATCACGTTCCTCGTGGTGCTGACGGCCGCGGCCGCGGTGCTCGCGGTCACGCGCGCGCGGCGACGCCGAGAGGTGCTCGTCTATGCGTGGCTCATGCCCGCGTCGACCGTGGTGCAGGCGGTCATCGGCGGCATCACGGTCCTGACCGGTCTGCTGTGGTGGACCGTGGCCATCCATCTGCTGGCCTCGATGACGATGGTGTGGCTCGCGGTGCTGCTGTACGTCAAGGTCGGCGAGCCGGACGACGGGGTCACCAGGCCACGCGTGCCGAAGCCGCTGCGCCAGTTGACGATCCTCAGCGGGGTCGCGCTCGCCGCGGTCCTGGTGACCGGCACACTGGTCACGGGTGCGGGCCCGCACGCAGGCGACAAGAGCATCGACGCACCCGTCCCCCGCCTTCAGGTCGAGATCACCACGCTCGTGCACATGCACTCGTCGCTGCTGATCGCCTACCTGAGTCTGGTGATCGCGCTCGGGTTCGGGCTGGCGGCGGCGCGCGCAGCCCGCCCGGTCATGGTGCGACTCGGGGTGCTCGTGGCTCTGGTGTGCGCCCAGGGGCTCATCGGGGTCGTGCAGTTCTACACCGGTGTCCCCGAGGCGCTGGTCGCCGTGCACGTCGCCGGCGCAGCACTGTGCACGGCGGCCACCGCGGCGCTATGGGCCTCGATGCGGGAGCGTGCCGCCGTCGCTGTTGACTGA
- a CDS encoding DeoR/GlpR family DNA-binding transcription regulator — MAAGLSAHARRAAIAARIHTDREVDFVSLADEFGVSAMTIRRDIERLEDQGIARRVLGGAIAFGGKATEPSFAARAAESADEKLHIARAVADLLTPEETVILDSGSTVLAVARAIRGRGLGLTIITPSLLVAVELADEPDTTILLTGGKVRPGELSLIGAEAEDFYLRYNCDTYVMGIAGVDGKRGASEYHREEGNVKQAAMRSADRVIVAADATKLGRVQLTNVAPVSDISVLVTDGAPTNPTVKALEAAGVQVVCVNARSGPSR, encoded by the coding sequence ATGGCAGCCGGCCTGAGTGCGCACGCCCGCCGCGCGGCGATCGCCGCGCGCATCCACACCGACCGCGAGGTCGACTTCGTATCTCTCGCCGACGAATTCGGCGTCTCGGCGATGACGATCCGCCGCGACATCGAGCGCCTCGAGGATCAGGGCATCGCCCGGCGGGTGCTTGGCGGCGCGATCGCCTTCGGAGGCAAGGCCACCGAACCCTCGTTCGCGGCGCGGGCCGCCGAATCCGCCGACGAGAAGCTGCACATCGCCCGCGCCGTCGCCGATCTCCTGACCCCCGAGGAGACCGTGATCCTCGACAGCGGCAGCACCGTGCTGGCGGTCGCGCGGGCGATCCGCGGCCGCGGACTCGGCCTGACGATCATCACCCCGAGCCTGCTGGTGGCCGTCGAACTGGCCGACGAACCCGACACCACGATCCTGCTGACCGGCGGCAAGGTCCGGCCCGGGGAGCTGAGCCTGATCGGCGCCGAGGCCGAGGATTTCTACCTGCGCTACAACTGCGACACGTATGTGATGGGCATCGCCGGGGTCGACGGCAAGCGCGGCGCCTCGGAATACCACCGCGAGGAAGGCAACGTGAAGCAGGCCGCGATGCGCTCGGCCGACCGCGTCATCGTCGCGGCCGACGCGACCAAGCTGGGCCGCGTGCAGTTGACCAATGTCGCGCCGGTGTCCGACATCTCGGTGTTGGTGACCGACGGCGCCCCCACCAACCCCACCGTCAAGGCACTGGAGGCCGCGGGGGTGCAGGTGGTGTGCGTCAACGCCAGGTCAGGGCCATCGCGCTGA
- a CDS encoding inositol monophosphatase family protein yields MTDSVTHPVSQELRRLAVRAAERGADVCMQHLGRLVDATTKSAAGDVVTTVDRAAEQAVRAVLRDARPDDSMLGEEIAEHVGTGPLQWVIDPLDGTTNYTRRIPYFATSVAVRRVCDGSWLAGAVCAPALGSTWSAAKGEGAQVDSTTESARLPLQLVASTARLVGTGLSYDPGMRRRQLRDLGALVAEYTDMRRFGAAAVDLCLVAQGSLDAFVEGDLAVHDWAAGALIAEEAGADVTRPRVEGDPVSARWP; encoded by the coding sequence GTGACCGACTCGGTGACCCACCCGGTCAGCCAGGAGCTGCGACGGTTGGCGGTGAGAGCCGCCGAACGCGGCGCCGACGTGTGCATGCAGCACCTCGGCCGGCTCGTGGACGCCACGACCAAGAGCGCGGCCGGCGACGTGGTCACCACGGTCGACCGCGCGGCCGAACAGGCAGTGCGGGCGGTGCTGCGCGATGCCCGTCCAGACGACTCGATGCTCGGCGAGGAAATCGCCGAACATGTTGGCACCGGTCCGCTGCAGTGGGTCATCGACCCGCTCGACGGCACCACCAACTACACGCGGCGCATTCCCTACTTCGCGACGTCGGTCGCGGTGCGCCGGGTCTGCGACGGCAGCTGGTTGGCCGGGGCCGTGTGCGCACCGGCGCTGGGCAGCACCTGGAGTGCCGCGAAAGGCGAGGGGGCCCAGGTCGATTCGACGACGGAGTCGGCGCGGCTGCCGCTGCAGCTGGTCGCCTCGACGGCCAGGCTGGTGGGCACCGGCCTGTCCTACGATCCGGGCATGCGGCGTCGCCAACTGCGTGACCTTGGCGCGCTGGTCGCCGAGTACACCGATATGCGTCGTTTCGGCGCGGCCGCGGTGGATCTGTGCCTCGTGGCGCAGGGCAGTTTGGACGCGTTCGTCGAGGGCGACCTCGCCGTCCACGACTGGGCGGCGGGCGCTCTGATCGCCGAGGAGGCGGGCGCCGACGTCACACGGCCACGCGTCGAGGGCGATCCGGTGTCAGCGCGATGGCCCTGA
- a CDS encoding BtpA/SgcQ family protein produces MTSWLDDVFAVRKPVIAMLHLAALPGDPGFDSAAGIRAVVERAKDELAALQEGGVDGVMISNEFSLPYLTETEPITAITMARVIGELLPEISVPYGVNVLWDGRASIDLAVATGAQWVREIFTGVYASDFGLWNTNVGAVARHRHRIGGDNVKLLFNIVPESAVYLAERDLASITATTVFATKPDAICVSGLTAGASTDRQALQVVKNAAGEVPVFVNTGVRAHNAAEQLAIADGAVVGTYFKEDGVFENRAVTSRVTELMDAVKEFRKNL; encoded by the coding sequence ATGACCAGTTGGCTCGATGACGTATTTGCCGTGCGGAAACCCGTGATCGCAATGCTGCACCTGGCGGCGCTGCCCGGCGATCCCGGATTCGACTCCGCGGCGGGTATCCGCGCCGTGGTGGAACGCGCGAAAGACGAGCTCGCGGCGCTGCAGGAGGGCGGCGTCGACGGGGTGATGATCTCCAACGAGTTCAGTCTGCCGTACCTCACCGAGACCGAGCCCATCACCGCGATCACGATGGCCCGCGTCATCGGCGAGTTGCTGCCCGAGATCTCGGTGCCGTACGGCGTGAACGTGCTGTGGGACGGACGCGCGTCGATCGACCTCGCGGTGGCCACAGGCGCGCAGTGGGTCCGCGAGATCTTCACGGGCGTCTACGCCAGCGACTTCGGTCTGTGGAACACGAACGTGGGCGCGGTCGCGCGGCATCGGCATCGCATCGGCGGTGACAACGTCAAGCTGCTGTTCAACATCGTTCCCGAGTCGGCGGTGTACCTGGCCGAGCGTGATCTGGCATCGATCACCGCGACGACCGTGTTCGCGACGAAGCCCGACGCCATCTGCGTGTCGGGCCTCACCGCGGGCGCGTCGACTGACCGGCAGGCACTGCAGGTGGTCAAGAACGCCGCGGGCGAGGTCCCGGTGTTCGTCAACACCGGGGTGCGTGCGCACAACGCGGCCGAGCAGCTCGCGATCGCCGACGGCGCCGTGGTGGGCACCTACTTCAAGGAGGACGGGGTCTTCGAGAACCGTGCCGTCACATCGCGGGTCACCGAACTGATGGACGCCGTCAAGGAATTCCGGAAGAACCTGTGA
- a CDS encoding FGGY-family carbohydrate kinase has protein sequence MPEFTIGVDIGTTGTKTVLVEVGAARIVAQATGETTLYSDAPGQAEADPEQWLDNVHAGIRAVLTESGVAAGRVGAVATTGMVPAVVPVDLNGTPVRRAMLQNDARATREIDALKNRIADETVLGATGSAITQQSVAPTALWLRDHEPEVWERTAHLVGSYDWVLMALGAAPHVELNWAIESGLGTLDGGRFDPMFAAADLTTDLVPQALAPGSRAGELSAAAAEATGLPAGLPLIVGGADHVLSAYAAGVNGPGDWLVKLGGAGDILAASGRPVVDSRLYLDAHPVPGRWLPNGCMATSGSLIRWFQTLSGGIDLVALDNEAESRSPAEVLCLPYFLGEKSPLHDPDLRGAFVGLDLAHTRADMYRSVLEAIAFGFKHHTEVFAEMGVELTRAMVTNGGSRSVLWKQILADVLGTPLTPIIGHPGASLGAAVVAAVGIGMLDDWDSTQAFQTLGEPVVPNPHHVDRYAEAYTEWRALGDVLTPVSHRMARKARS, from the coding sequence ATGCCGGAGTTCACGATCGGTGTCGACATCGGCACCACGGGGACCAAAACCGTCCTCGTCGAGGTCGGCGCGGCGCGCATCGTCGCGCAGGCCACCGGCGAGACCACCCTCTACTCCGACGCGCCAGGGCAGGCCGAGGCCGACCCCGAACAGTGGCTGGACAACGTGCACGCCGGCATCCGGGCGGTACTCACCGAGTCGGGCGTCGCCGCCGGGCGGGTCGGGGCGGTGGCCACCACCGGCATGGTCCCCGCCGTGGTCCCGGTAGACCTCAACGGCACCCCGGTGCGTCGCGCGATGCTGCAGAACGACGCCCGCGCAACCCGTGAGATCGATGCGCTCAAGAACCGCATCGCCGACGAAACCGTGCTCGGGGCAACCGGTTCCGCGATCACGCAGCAGTCGGTGGCTCCCACCGCGCTGTGGTTGCGCGACCACGAACCGGAGGTGTGGGAGCGCACCGCACACCTGGTCGGCTCGTACGACTGGGTGCTCATGGCCCTCGGCGCCGCACCACACGTCGAACTCAACTGGGCCATCGAATCCGGTCTCGGGACACTCGACGGCGGCCGCTTCGACCCGATGTTCGCCGCCGCCGACCTGACGACCGACCTGGTGCCGCAGGCACTCGCCCCGGGCAGCAGGGCCGGCGAGCTGAGCGCGGCCGCAGCCGAGGCCACCGGCCTGCCGGCCGGGCTGCCGCTGATCGTGGGCGGGGCCGACCACGTGCTGTCGGCATACGCCGCAGGCGTCAACGGACCGGGCGACTGGCTCGTCAAGCTCGGCGGAGCCGGTGACATCCTGGCCGCCAGCGGTCGTCCCGTCGTCGATTCGCGGCTCTATCTCGACGCGCATCCCGTACCCGGCCGCTGGCTGCCCAACGGCTGCATGGCCACCAGTGGAAGCCTCATCCGGTGGTTCCAGACGCTGTCCGGCGGCATCGATCTCGTCGCCCTCGACAACGAGGCCGAGAGCCGCTCTCCCGCCGAAGTGCTCTGTCTGCCATATTTTCTCGGCGAGAAGAGCCCGCTGCACGATCCGGATCTGCGTGGCGCGTTCGTCGGCCTCGACCTCGCCCACACCCGGGCCGACATGTACCGCTCGGTCCTGGAGGCCATCGCGTTCGGCTTCAAACACCACACCGAGGTGTTCGCCGAGATGGGCGTCGAGCTCACGCGTGCCATGGTCACCAACGGCGGCAGCCGCTCGGTGTTGTGGAAGCAGATCCTCGCCGACGTGCTCGGCACCCCGCTCACGCCCATCATCGGCCACCCGGGCGCCTCCCTCGGCGCAGCCGTCGTCGCCGCGGTGGGCATCGGGATGCTCGACGACTGGGACAGCACCCAGGCGTTCCAGACGCTGGGCGAACCCGTCGTCCCCAACCCGCACCACGTCGACCGTTACGCCGAGGCCTACACCGAATGGCGCGCCCTCGGCGACGTTCTCACCCCCGTATCCCACCGCATGGCGCGAAAGGCCCGGTCATGA
- a CDS encoding SDR family NAD(P)-dependent oxidoreductase, producing MTTPADSTNTVVVTGAGSGIGRAIATTLAQRGWRVVATDVDAAAADQTAAALTGSGHESAGLDVTDPAQSSALADDVADRLGLHAWVSNAGISAMAHFVDVSPEQLDRSLDVNLKGVFFCGQAAARAMMRTGVRGTIVNTASMAAKQGRVPFLADYVASKFGVLGLTQAMAFELAAHGITVNSVCPGFVATPMQTRELEWEAKLSDSTPDGVRQSWIDATPLGRLQTPDDVARTVAFLVSEDARFITGEALSVNGGAYMD from the coding sequence ATGACCACCCCCGCAGACAGCACCAACACCGTCGTCGTCACCGGCGCCGGATCCGGCATCGGCCGCGCGATCGCGACCACGCTCGCCCAGCGCGGCTGGCGCGTCGTCGCCACCGACGTCGACGCGGCCGCAGCCGACCAGACGGCCGCGGCGCTCACCGGCAGCGGCCACGAATCAGCCGGGCTCGACGTCACCGATCCCGCCCAGTCGTCGGCATTGGCCGACGACGTCGCGGACCGGCTCGGGCTGCATGCCTGGGTCAGCAACGCCGGCATCTCCGCGATGGCCCACTTCGTCGACGTCTCCCCCGAACAACTCGACCGCAGCCTCGACGTCAACCTCAAGGGCGTCTTCTTCTGCGGCCAGGCCGCCGCACGCGCGATGATGCGCACCGGGGTGCGCGGCACGATCGTCAACACCGCGTCGATGGCCGCCAAACAGGGGCGGGTGCCGTTCCTCGCGGACTACGTCGCGTCCAAGTTCGGCGTGCTCGGCCTCACCCAGGCGATGGCCTTCGAGCTTGCCGCACACGGCATCACGGTCAACAGTGTCTGCCCCGGTTTCGTGGCAACGCCGATGCAGACACGGGAATTGGAGTGGGAGGCGAAACTCAGCGACTCGACGCCCGACGGCGTCCGCCAGTCCTGGATCGACGCGACACCGCTGGGCCGCCTGCAGACTCCCGACGACGTCGCCCGCACGGTGGCGTTCCTGGTCTCCGAAGATGCCCGCTTCATCACCGGAGAAGCGCTGTCGGTCAACGGCGGTGCGTACATGGACTGA
- a CDS encoding ABC transporter substrate-binding protein produces MKIPQLRRRRWLPAITSITLAAGLVLSGCAGTGGPANEEASSGVGDVPTDTSATVRVLMENVPDTDIVQGLVGQFNEKYPDIKVEIETMTFDQMRDRLVSSFQAAQPAYDLIVVDNPWMDDFAEAGFLQPLNDRIAATTDFRPDDFFASLTDITDVDGTTYGVPFYNYALGYIYNKDDLAAAGASVPTDLDGLVRTSQQLTTADRAGIAMQPQRGYKIFEEWANWLFAAGGSIYDADGNPTLNTEQAARALDAYIETYRTAAPPNSLAWGFDEAFRSVSSGKAASMVGYNWNLPALNDPAGASGERAGQFELAPIPGGKSALGLWSWAIPANSAASDAAWAFISWITSPEIDAERVAKGGAVIRKSSLTNQKVLADGYGEDYYRTVGEILSDASPLTQGTGGEEMIQAVGTELNDAAAGNKSVADALRDAQAAVERIQK; encoded by the coding sequence ATGAAGATTCCACAACTGCGCCGGCGCCGCTGGCTGCCGGCGATCACGTCGATCACCCTGGCGGCCGGCCTGGTGCTGAGCGGCTGCGCCGGAACCGGTGGCCCGGCGAACGAGGAAGCCTCGTCGGGTGTGGGCGATGTGCCCACCGACACCTCGGCCACCGTACGGGTGCTCATGGAGAACGTTCCCGACACCGACATCGTGCAAGGTCTGGTCGGGCAGTTCAACGAGAAGTATCCGGACATCAAGGTCGAGATCGAGACCATGACGTTCGACCAGATGCGGGATCGGCTGGTGTCGTCGTTCCAGGCCGCGCAGCCCGCGTACGACCTGATCGTCGTCGACAACCCGTGGATGGACGATTTCGCCGAGGCGGGCTTCCTGCAGCCGCTCAACGACCGCATCGCCGCGACCACCGACTTCCGCCCCGACGACTTCTTCGCGTCGCTGACCGACATCACCGATGTCGACGGCACCACCTATGGCGTGCCGTTCTACAACTACGCGCTCGGCTACATCTACAACAAGGACGATCTGGCCGCCGCCGGCGCGTCCGTCCCCACCGATCTCGACGGCCTGGTGCGCACGTCGCAGCAGCTCACGACCGCCGATCGGGCCGGTATCGCGATGCAGCCGCAGCGCGGATACAAGATCTTCGAGGAATGGGCCAACTGGCTGTTCGCCGCGGGCGGGTCCATCTACGACGCTGACGGCAACCCGACGCTGAACACCGAGCAGGCCGCCCGCGCGCTCGACGCCTACATCGAGACCTACCGCACGGCAGCGCCGCCCAACAGCCTCGCGTGGGGCTTCGACGAGGCGTTCCGGTCGGTCTCCAGCGGCAAGGCCGCCTCAATGGTCGGCTACAACTGGAACCTGCCCGCTCTCAACGACCCGGCCGGCGCGTCGGGTGAGCGCGCCGGTCAGTTCGAGCTGGCACCGATTCCGGGCGGCAAGTCGGCACTGGGCCTGTGGAGCTGGGCGATTCCGGCCAATTCCGCCGCCTCCGACGCCGCGTGGGCGTTCATCTCGTGGATCACCTCGCCCGAGATCGATGCCGAGCGGGTGGCCAAGGGCGGTGCGGTGATCCGTAAGAGCTCGCTGACCAACCAGAAAGTGCTCGCCGACGGGTACGGCGAGGACTACTACCGCACGGTCGGTGAGATCCTCAGCGACGCTTCCCCGCTCACCCAGGGTACGGGCGGCGAGGAGATGATCCAGGCGGTCGGCACCGAGCTCAACGACGCCGCCGCGGGCAACAAGAGCGTCGCCGACGCGCTGCGCGACGCCCAGGCAGCGGTGGAGCGGATCCAGAAGTGA
- a CDS encoding carbohydrate ABC transporter permease, whose amino-acid sequence MKFKYGMLMPLLALFAVAVGFPLCYAAYLSVTDYKLTDREPPGFVGTANFEDALTNSAFWEAFATTAIYVVIAVCGELLLGFALALALHQQRWAKDLSRAIVLAPMFITPIAVGLIFRFLLNDQIGAVPALLHAVGADHEFFGPGRALFTLAFIDIWQWTPFMVLLILAGLESMPKQPMEAARVDGAGPVYRLRRVLIPMLAPVLTVAVLLRGLDALRVFEYVYATTRGGPGTETQTLQYYMYLEGIQFFRLAQASAMAFIVLVLVLAVIVVAFRAMERNREQTRERTPSR is encoded by the coding sequence ATGAAGTTCAAGTACGGCATGCTGATGCCGCTGCTGGCCCTGTTCGCCGTGGCCGTCGGATTCCCGCTGTGCTACGCGGCGTACCTGTCCGTCACCGACTACAAGCTCACCGACCGCGAACCCCCCGGGTTCGTCGGCACGGCGAATTTCGAGGACGCACTGACCAATTCGGCCTTCTGGGAGGCGTTCGCGACGACCGCGATCTACGTGGTGATCGCCGTGTGTGGTGAACTGCTGCTCGGGTTCGCCCTGGCGCTGGCGCTGCATCAGCAGCGTTGGGCCAAGGACCTGTCCCGCGCGATCGTGCTCGCACCGATGTTCATCACCCCGATCGCGGTGGGTCTGATCTTCCGGTTCCTGCTCAACGACCAGATCGGTGCCGTACCAGCGCTGCTGCACGCGGTCGGCGCCGACCACGAGTTCTTCGGTCCCGGACGTGCTCTGTTCACCTTGGCCTTCATCGACATCTGGCAGTGGACGCCGTTCATGGTGCTGCTGATCCTCGCCGGGCTGGAATCCATGCCCAAGCAACCCATGGAGGCCGCGCGCGTGGACGGCGCGGGGCCCGTCTACCGGCTTCGCCGGGTGCTGATCCCGATGCTGGCGCCGGTGCTCACCGTGGCGGTGCTGCTGCGCGGCCTCGACGCACTGCGCGTCTTCGAGTACGTCTACGCCACGACACGCGGCGGACCTGGCACCGAAACCCAGACGCTGCAGTACTACATGTATCTCGAAGGCATCCAGTTCTTCCGGCTCGCACAGGCCAGCGCCATGGCGTTCATCGTGCTCGTGCTCGTGCTGGCGGTGATCGTGGTGGCGTTCCGGGCGATGGAACGAAACCGTGAGCAGACCCGAGAGAGGACCCCGTCCCGATGA